A window of the Lactuca sativa cultivar Salinas chromosome 5, Lsat_Salinas_v11, whole genome shotgun sequence genome harbors these coding sequences:
- the LOC111883576 gene encoding GDSL esterase/lipase At5g55050: MAASINRSPFNFISLLLWCGLVFGSGGLCESVPGVYIFGDSLVDVGNNNYLSLSLAKADFPHNGVDFPTGKATGRFSNGKNAADFLAEKVGLPFAPPYLSLVSKSKKLSSSNSTVTGVSFASGGAGIFNGTDELFKQSIPLTKQVGYYSLVHDQLVQQMGSNSAEAHLSKSLFLIVIGSNDLFGYFNKDSKVSKQYTPQQYIDLMASTLKGLIKNMYTLGARKFVVSGVGVIGCCPAQRKQNTTGDCKMEANYWSMKYNEGLKALLRGLKSESSDISYSYFDTYAAMNGLIQHPQTYGITEIKEACCGLGNLKADIPCIPISTYCSNRKNHLFWDLYHPTETASNIFANIIYSGSQQFTTPMNVEQLINM, translated from the exons ATGGCTGCTTCCATTAATAGAAGTCCATTTAACTTCATTAGTTTGTTGTTATGGTGTGGTTTGGTGTTCGGATCTGGTGGTTTGTGTGAATCGGTTCCAGGAGTTTACATATTCGGAGACTCATTGGTGGACGTCGGAAACAACAATTACTTGTCTCTCTCACTTGCCAAGGCTGATTTTCCTCACAACGGTGTCGATTTTCCTACCGGAAAAGCCACCGGTCGGTTCAGTAACGGGAAAAACGCCGCTGACTTTTTAG CTGAAAAGGTCGGACTACCTTTTGCACCACCGTATCTGTCACTGGTGTCGAAATCAAAAAAGCTGAGCAGTTCCAATTCCACGGTTACCGGAGTCAGTTTTGCATCTGGAGGTGCCGGCATCTTCAATGGAACAGATGAACTCTTT AAACAATCAATTCCATTAACGAAACAAGTGGGCTACTACTCTCTGGTCCATGACCAACTGGTACAACAGATGGGCTCAAATAGTGCAGAAGCCCACTTATCCAAATCCCTATTTCTGATTGTCATTGGAAGCAATGATCTCTTCGGCTACTTCAACAAAGACTCCAAAGTATCTAAGCAATACACCCCACAACAATATATTGATCTCATGGCCTCGACTCTCAAAGGACTCATCAAG AATATGTACACATTGGGAGCACGTAAATTTGTGGTAAGTGGAGTCGGAGTGATTGGTTGTTGTCCTGCACAAAGGAAACAAAACACCACCGGTGATTGCAAAATGGAAGCAAATTATTGGTCAATGAAGTATAACGAAGGTCTCAAGGCTTTGCTTCGGGGATTGAAGTCAGAATCATCAGATATCAGCTACTCTTATTTTGATACATACGCTGCCATGAATGGCCTCATCCAACATCCTCAAACTTATG GAATCACAGAGATAAAAGAAGCTTGCTGTGGACTTGGCAACTTAAAAGCTGACATCCCTTGCATTCCAATTTCAACTTATTGCTCAAATCGGAAAAACCATCTTTTTTGGGATCTCTATCATCCTACGGAAACTGCATCTAATATCTTTGCGAACATTATCTATAGTGGATCACAACAATTTACGACTCCAATGAATGTGGAACAGCTCATTAATATGTAA